One stretch of Lacrimispora sphenoides DNA includes these proteins:
- a CDS encoding DeoR/GlpR family DNA-binding transcription regulator, whose product MMMAERQIKILNMIQEDGSVQVEELAKELDVSPMTIRRDLEKLQKEGLIERCHGGAVSKTEVAYADKSVKNHGQKVQIAEKCEEFIREGTTVYLDAGTTTYEIAKRIMDKENMTVITNDLEIALLMKNSKAELILCGGYVQKSTGSTLGYYTTQMIEDFRFDTGFFGAAAISGEYYVLTPTTDKAFLKRQLVKQCQQAFLAVDDSKFNRQGMNRINCLADYTGIITDHVFKEQEKAVLRKTGVRIISVNQENSKD is encoded by the coding sequence ATGATGATGGCGGAAAGGCAGATTAAGATTCTGAACATGATACAGGAAGATGGCAGCGTCCAGGTTGAAGAGCTGGCAAAAGAGCTTGACGTCAGCCCTATGACCATTCGCAGGGATTTGGAAAAGCTCCAGAAGGAGGGGCTGATCGAACGCTGCCACGGAGGAGCAGTAAGCAAGACCGAGGTGGCCTATGCGGATAAAAGCGTGAAGAATCATGGACAGAAGGTGCAGATCGCAGAAAAATGCGAGGAATTCATCAGGGAAGGGACTACCGTATATCTGGACGCCGGAACCACCACCTATGAGATCGCAAAGCGGATCATGGATAAGGAAAATATGACGGTCATTACCAACGACTTAGAGATTGCCCTTCTTATGAAAAACAGCAAGGCAGAGCTGATCCTGTGCGGTGGTTATGTCCAAAAGTCCACAGGTAGTACCTTGGGCTATTACACCACCCAGATGATAGAGGATTTCCGGTTTGATACGGGATTTTTCGGGGCAGCCGCCATAAGCGGAGAGTACTATGTTCTGACGCCTACCACAGATAAAGCATTTTTAAAACGTCAGCTTGTAAAGCAGTGCCAGCAGGCTTTTCTGGCAGTGGATGATTCCAAATTCAACCGGCAGGGAATGAACCGGATCAACTGCCTGGCTGATTATACGGGAATCATAACAGATCATGTATTTAAGGAGCAGGAAAAGGCAGTCCTTCGGAAGACGGGGGTTCGAATCATTTCAGTCAATCAAGAGAATTCCAAAGATTGA
- a CDS encoding stage II sporulation protein M, whose product MASLFRTLRYQLRRRPGPGGMHVSLERNLRAEDRYLLCFFAGLIAGTVMANFCYPSLMEKAVYYMSLLNRNVNLDKGERIQLFYQVLRQRGIELWIAWLIGLTAYAVPMYCLLTAGIGFSMGFVLSIITVQKGLMGLPVFLMSVMPQGICYLLLWSILLLWGLQNGRRFRIPAFLLLFFLAALGSACEAWINPFFLKMVL is encoded by the coding sequence ATGGCCAGTTTATTTCGTACGCTTAGATACCAATTGAGAAGAAGACCGGGACCAGGGGGAATGCACGTTTCACTGGAACGAAACCTAAGGGCAGAGGACCGCTATCTCCTTTGCTTTTTTGCCGGGCTTATTGCCGGAACGGTTATGGCAAATTTCTGTTACCCGTCATTAATGGAGAAAGCAGTATATTATATGAGCCTTTTGAACAGAAATGTAAATCTAGACAAAGGGGAGCGGATCCAGCTTTTTTATCAGGTGTTAAGGCAGCGGGGGATTGAGTTATGGATTGCCTGGCTTATCGGCCTGACTGCTTATGCAGTTCCAATGTATTGCCTGCTGACAGCAGGAATCGGTTTTTCCATGGGATTTGTCCTCTCCATCATAACAGTTCAAAAGGGGCTTATGGGGCTTCCTGTGTTCCTTATGTCAGTCATGCCCCAGGGGATTTGTTACCTACTCCTTTGGAGCATCCTTCTTTTGTGGGGCTTGCAAAATGGACGGCGGTTTCGGATTCCGGCTTTTTTGCTGCTTTTCTTTCTGGCCGCCCTTGGGAGCGCCTGCGAGGCCTGGATCAACCCATTTTTCTTAAAAATGGTTCTTTAA
- a CDS encoding GntP family permease, whose translation MVGGLSGERMMIALLIGIVILIFLVLKTKIHAFLALILASLIIGVAGGMPLVNITLENGKTFGIVNSITTGFGGTLGSIGIIIGFGVMMGQIFERTGAAKRMAQTFLKLFGKKREEEALALTGFLVSIPIFCDSGFVILAPIAKAISRVTKKSVISLGAALAAGLVITHSLVPPTPGPLGVCGIFGVDVGKFILYGLVIAIPMTVACTAYARWVGKKLYQIPDDKEGFIRLPYQEPDYSQDFSIGSETLPSTLESFAPLFLPIILILISTVSSALGKTSGFMMVFQFLGSPIVAVGIGLVLAIFTLGRSLTREEAIKEMEKGMASAGIIMLVTGGGGALGQIIKDSGLGTYMAEALAGTAVPIVILPFLIATAMRFIQGSGTVAMTTAASISAPIILAAGVNPILGAMACCVGSLFFSYFNDSYFWVVNRTLGVGEVKDQILTYSITSTIAWAVGFVEVLILSIFL comes from the coding sequence ATGGTAGGAGGACTTAGCGGCGAAAGAATGATGATTGCTCTTTTAATCGGCATTGTGATTCTGATATTTTTGGTATTGAAAACAAAGATCCACGCATTTTTGGCTCTGATCCTGGCATCGCTCATCATTGGTGTGGCAGGGGGCATGCCTCTTGTAAATATCACCTTGGAAAATGGGAAGACCTTTGGCATTGTTAATTCTATAACAACCGGATTTGGGGGAACACTAGGGAGTATAGGAATTATCATAGGCTTTGGGGTGATGATGGGGCAGATATTTGAACGGACCGGGGCAGCCAAGCGGATGGCTCAGACGTTTTTAAAGCTCTTTGGTAAAAAGAGAGAAGAGGAAGCTCTTGCCCTTACGGGATTTCTGGTCTCCATCCCTATTTTCTGTGACTCCGGATTTGTGATCCTGGCACCCATTGCAAAGGCTATTTCAAGGGTAACGAAAAAATCGGTGATTTCCCTGGGGGCGGCTCTGGCAGCAGGGCTTGTGATCACCCATAGCCTTGTGCCGCCCACTCCCGGGCCTTTGGGCGTATGCGGAATCTTTGGCGTGGACGTAGGAAAGTTTATTCTTTATGGCCTTGTCATCGCCATTCCCATGACCGTGGCCTGTACGGCTTATGCAAGATGGGTCGGAAAAAAACTTTACCAGATTCCTGATGATAAAGAAGGCTTTATACGCCTCCCCTATCAGGAGCCGGATTATTCCCAGGATTTTTCCATTGGTTCTGAAACGCTTCCTTCCACCCTGGAATCCTTTGCGCCTCTGTTCCTTCCCATCATCCTGATCCTGATTAGCACGGTTTCCAGCGCTTTGGGAAAAACTTCCGGATTCATGATGGTATTTCAGTTTTTGGGTAGCCCTATCGTAGCGGTGGGAATCGGGCTTGTGCTGGCGATCTTTACCCTGGGAAGAAGCCTTACCAGAGAAGAGGCGATCAAGGAAATGGAAAAGGGGATGGCATCTGCGGGAATCATCATGCTGGTGACCGGAGGAGGCGGTGCATTAGGACAGATCATTAAGGACAGCGGACTTGGTACCTATATGGCGGAAGCACTGGCAGGTACGGCGGTTCCCATCGTCATCCTTCCGTTCCTGATTGCAACAGCCATGCGCTTTATTCAAGGTTCCGGCACGGTTGCCATGACAACAGCGGCCAGCATATCAGCCCCCATCATCCTTGCTGCGGGAGTGAATCCCATTTTGGGAGCCATGGCGTGCTGTGTGGGCTCCCTGTTCTTCAGTTACTTTAATGACAGCTATTTCTGGGTGGTAAACCGGACCCTGGGAGTTGGAGAAGTAAAGGACCAGATTCTCACCTATTCCATCACTTCCACTATAGCCTGGGCCGTTGGATTTGTTGAAGTTTTAATATTGAGTATTTTCCTGTAA
- the xerA gene encoding site-specific tyrosine recombinase/integron integrase, with protein MVADINHFIIYLREIKKTSKNTEVSYQRDLMQLASFLERQGIRSVDKVTKTSLTSYILHLEKEGKATTTISRCMASMKAFFHFECKEGRIRKDPAELLKAPKVEKKAPTILTVDEVNSLLSQPDGESPKELRDRAMLELLYATGIRVSELIHLKKADINLSIGYITCRDEHKERMVPFGKVAKLALSAYMERGRGYLLRDQESEWLFTNCNGKSMSRQGFWKIIKFYGDKAGIKADITPHTLRHSFAAHLLRNGADIHAVQAMLGHSDMATTQMYMNYTQGEDLRRAYTGAHPRG; from the coding sequence ATGGTAGCAGATATTAATCATTTTATCATTTATTTGAGAGAGATAAAAAAAACATCAAAAAATACAGAGGTATCTTATCAGAGGGATTTGATGCAGCTGGCCTCTTTTTTAGAGCGGCAGGGAATCAGGTCAGTGGACAAGGTGACAAAGACCAGTCTTACTTCCTATATTCTGCACCTGGAGAAAGAGGGAAAGGCTACCACTACCATTTCACGCTGTATGGCCTCCATGAAGGCATTTTTTCATTTTGAATGCAAGGAAGGGAGAATCCGAAAGGATCCGGCAGAGCTGTTAAAAGCGCCAAAGGTGGAAAAAAAGGCGCCTACCATATTAACGGTAGATGAGGTGAACAGCCTGTTAAGCCAGCCAGACGGCGAGTCTCCCAAAGAGCTTCGGGACCGGGCCATGCTGGAACTGCTTTATGCAACCGGAATCCGGGTATCGGAGCTGATTCATCTAAAAAAGGCCGACATAAACTTATCCATTGGTTATATAACCTGCCGGGATGAACATAAGGAGCGCATGGTTCCTTTTGGAAAAGTGGCCAAGCTGGCCCTTTCCGCCTATATGGAGCGTGGCAGGGGATATTTATTGAGGGATCAGGAATCCGAGTGGCTTTTTACCAACTGCAACGGGAAATCCATGAGCCGTCAGGGATTTTGGAAGATTATAAAATTCTATGGGGATAAGGCAGGGATCAAGGCGGACATTACGCCTCACACCCTGCGCCACTCGTTTGCGGCGCATTTGCTCCGCAACGGAGCGGATATTCATGCGGTACAAGCTATGCTTGGCCATTCCGATATGGCTACCACCCAGATGTATATGAACTATACTCAGGGAGAAGATCTGCGCCGTGCCTATACGGGTGCCCATCCAAGAGGATAG
- a CDS encoding NUDIX hydrolase — translation MEQKPVKRLDRELKYEGNILKIYEDTVDANGHLAHWDFIHHNGAAAVVPVTKSGKLLMVRQYRNALDRYTLEIPAGALDSPDEPKLDCAHRELEEETGYKTDKEKLEYLISVNTTVAFCDEAIDIFVARELEPSKQNLDEDEYIEVEEWEVADLEQKIYQGEITDGKTIAAILAYARKYGVK, via the coding sequence ATGGAACAAAAGCCTGTAAAACGACTTGACAGAGAATTAAAGTATGAGGGAAATATTTTAAAAATATATGAGGACACAGTGGATGCCAACGGCCATCTGGCTCACTGGGATTTCATCCATCATAACGGAGCAGCGGCTGTGGTCCCTGTAACGAAAAGCGGGAAGCTTCTCATGGTGCGCCAGTACCGTAATGCCTTAGACCGCTATACCCTGGAGATCCCGGCCGGAGCCCTTGACAGCCCCGATGAACCAAAGCTTGACTGTGCCCACAGGGAGTTGGAGGAAGAGACCGGCTATAAGACGGATAAGGAAAAGCTGGAGTATTTAATCAGCGTCAACACTACGGTAGCTTTCTGTGATGAAGCCATCGATATTTTTGTTGCAAGGGAATTAGAGCCTTCGAAGCAGAACCTGGATGAAGACGAATACATTGAGGTGGAGGAATGGGAGGTAGCTGACTTAGAGCAGAAGATTTACCAGGGAGAGATTACCGATGGGAAGACCATTGCGGCAATCCTTGCATATGCGAGAAAGTACGGCGTGAAGTAG
- a CDS encoding NAD(P)-dependent oxidoreductase, producing MAVHVIDEANRCLNCKKPLCMQGCPIHTPIPQMIEAFKDGGLNKAGEKVFENNPMSLVCSLVCNHEKQCEGHCILGRKGQPVHISSIENYISDTIFDKIKVECKPKNGKKVAVIGAGPAGITIAFLLTKEGYSVTIFDAKDKVGGVLQYGIPDFRLPKTILERYKKKLLEIGVKIRPNTAIGTALEIKDLIRDGYQSIFIGTGVWRPKTLGVKGESLGNVHYAIDYLANPDAYDLGETVAIIGMGNSAMDVARTVIRHGARKVTLYARGLSSNASDHETAYAKLDGAAFQFGKQIVEITDEGPVFENVRYDMEGNQIGIDEEREQVLADSTIISISQGPKSKLVNTTKGLLASQNGLLMTDEKGQTTIPGIFASGDVVLGARTVVEAVAYSKVVALAMDEYMKSKEES from the coding sequence ATGGCAGTTCATGTAATTGATGAAGCAAACAGATGTTTAAACTGTAAGAAACCCCTGTGCATGCAGGGTTGTCCCATCCATACCCCCATTCCCCAGATGATCGAAGCATTTAAGGATGGAGGTCTAAACAAAGCAGGAGAAAAGGTGTTTGAAAACAATCCCATGTCCCTGGTTTGTTCTCTTGTGTGCAATCATGAAAAACAGTGCGAGGGCCACTGCATTCTGGGAAGAAAGGGACAGCCGGTGCATATCAGCAGCATAGAAAATTATATTTCTGATACCATCTTTGACAAGATAAAGGTGGAGTGTAAGCCGAAAAACGGGAAAAAGGTGGCGGTGATTGGCGCTGGTCCGGCAGGGATCACTATTGCTTTTCTCTTGACCAAGGAAGGCTACAGCGTGACGATCTTTGATGCCAAGGATAAGGTGGGAGGGGTTCTCCAGTATGGGATACCGGACTTCCGCCTTCCAAAGACCATTTTAGAACGCTACAAAAAGAAGCTTCTGGAAATTGGAGTGAAGATCCGCCCGAATACCGCCATCGGAACCGCCCTTGAAATCAAGGATCTGATCCGTGACGGCTATCAGAGCATATTTATCGGAACCGGAGTCTGGAGGCCGAAAACTCTGGGAGTGAAAGGGGAATCCCTGGGAAATGTCCATTATGCCATCGATTATCTGGCAAACCCCGACGCCTATGACCTGGGAGAGACGGTTGCCATCATTGGCATGGGAAACTCAGCCATGGATGTGGCAAGGACCGTGATCCGTCATGGAGCCAGGAAGGTGACTCTTTATGCCAGAGGCTTATCCAGCAATGCCAGCGATCACGAAACAGCCTATGCAAAGCTTGACGGAGCGGCTTTTCAGTTTGGGAAACAGATCGTTGAGATTACGGATGAAGGTCCGGTGTTTGAGAATGTCCGTTATGATATGGAAGGAAACCAGATTGGTATTGATGAGGAACGGGAACAGGTTTTGGCGGATTCTACCATCATCTCCATCAGCCAGGGGCCGAAAAGCAAGTTGGTGAATACCACCAAGGGCTTACTGGCCAGCCAGAACGGATTATTGATGACAGATGAAAAAGGCCAGACAACCATTCCGGGCATATTCGCTTCCGGAGATGTGGTGCTGGGAGCAAGGACTGTGGTGGAAGCAGTTGCCTACTCAAAGGTCGTGGCTTTGGCCATGGATGAATATATGAAATCCAAAGAAGAGAGCTAA
- the pdxA gene encoding 4-hydroxythreonine-4-phosphate dehydrogenase PdxA produces MSKPLIIIPIGDPAGIGPEIVAKALAEPRVTEAAGCIAVGDKKIMEQAIRITGADLRIKTVKGPEEGNFEKGILNLIDLDNVDMDQFAFGEVSGMCGRAAYEYIEESIRLANEGRADAVATTPINKEALRAAGIPFIGHTEIFSALTETEDPLTMFETNGLRVFFLTRHVSLRNMLDMVTRERIKDYVKRCLEALKRLGVEEGTMAVAGLNPHCGEHGLFGDEEVREIIPAVLELQKEGYPVAGPIGADSVFHQAAQGRFNSVLSLYHDQGHIATKTLDFDRTIAITNGMPILRTSVDHGTAFDIAGTGKAGAVSMVEAILLAAKYSPRFKKA; encoded by the coding sequence ATGAGTAAACCACTAATCATAATACCCATAGGAGATCCGGCGGGCATTGGCCCGGAGATCGTGGCAAAGGCGCTTGCAGAGCCAAGGGTCACTGAGGCGGCCGGCTGCATAGCAGTAGGGGATAAAAAGATCATGGAGCAAGCCATCAGGATCACAGGGGCGGATTTAAGGATCAAGACGGTAAAGGGGCCGGAGGAGGGGAACTTTGAAAAAGGAATATTAAACCTCATTGACCTGGATAACGTGGATATGGATCAGTTTGCATTCGGGGAGGTCAGCGGAATGTGCGGCAGGGCAGCCTATGAATACATTGAGGAAAGCATCAGGCTGGCAAACGAAGGAAGGGCGGATGCGGTGGCAACCACTCCCATCAACAAGGAAGCCTTAAGGGCGGCAGGCATTCCATTTATCGGTCATACAGAGATATTCAGCGCCCTGACGGAGACAGAAGATCCGCTTACCATGTTTGAGACCAACGGTCTGAGGGTCTTCTTCCTAACCAGACATGTGTCCTTAAGAAACATGCTGGATATGGTGACCAGGGAGCGGATCAAGGATTATGTGAAGCGCTGCCTTGAGGCATTAAAGCGGCTGGGGGTAGAGGAGGGGACTATGGCGGTTGCAGGGCTGAATCCTCACTGCGGGGAACACGGTCTGTTCGGTGACGAAGAGGTGAGGGAGATCATCCCGGCCGTATTGGAATTACAGAAAGAAGGGTATCCGGTGGCAGGCCCGATCGGGGCAGATTCCGTGTTCCATCAGGCAGCTCAGGGGCGGTTTAACAGCGTGCTTTCTCTGTATCATGACCAGGGACATATCGCAACAAAAACCCTGGATTTTGACAGGACCATTGCTATTACCAACGGGATGCCCATCCTGCGGACCTCGGTAGACCATGGCACGGCTTTTGACATCGCAGGAACCGGAAAGGCAGGCGCTGTCAGCATGGTCGAAGCTATTTTGCTGGCAGCAAAGTATTCCCCCCGCTTTAAAAAGGCGTAA
- a CDS encoding adenine phosphoribosyltransferase, which yields MKRLEDYVTSIPDFPEEGIIFRDVTTILEDPDGLSLAVDGIREMLKGVEYDSVVGPESRGFIFGVPVAYAEHKSFIPVRKKGKLPREVLSADYELEYGTATIEIHKDSIKPGQKVVIIDDLIATGGTIGAIIKLIEELGGEVVKICFIMELAGLNGREKLAGYDVESIITYEGK from the coding sequence ATGAAAAGATTAGAAGATTATGTCACAAGCATTCCGGATTTTCCAGAGGAAGGAATCATTTTCCGGGATGTGACTACCATTCTGGAGGACCCAGACGGGCTTTCTCTGGCAGTGGATGGCATACGGGAGATGTTAAAAGGGGTGGAATATGATTCAGTAGTGGGACCTGAGTCAAGGGGCTTCATCTTTGGCGTTCCGGTAGCCTATGCAGAGCATAAGAGCTTTATTCCGGTGAGAAAGAAGGGAAAGCTTCCAAGGGAAGTCCTGTCTGCTGATTACGAGCTGGAATATGGCACGGCGACCATTGAGATCCATAAGGATTCTATTAAGCCGGGGCAAAAGGTGGTCATCATAGATGATCTGATCGCTACAGGCGGTACCATTGGAGCCATCATAAAGCTGATTGAAGAGCTTGGGGGCGAAGTGGTGAAAATCTGCTTTATCATGGAACTAGCAGGATTAAATGGCAGAGAAAAGCTTGCAGGTTATGATGTGGAATCCATAATTACTTACGAAGGAAAATAA
- a CDS encoding AEC family transporter encodes MDYNRLLNLQGMLFLLVAAGVVLRKKGILPEGAKSILTDLVIYLILPCNIINSFFIEFNLDILKGFAIILTIAGLIQIGCLMFAKVFYNREPESRKKVLQYGTVCSNAGFMGNPIAEGVYGAEGLMYASIFLIPQRIVMWSAGVSYFTESPDRKTVVKKVLTHPCIIAVYIGLVLMITQLSLPPFLQNTIRSVGGCTTTVSMVLIGAILAEVEPGSILDWGIVRYAFIRLFLLPILVYLCCRAFHVKPLLSGVSVLLTGMPSGSTTAILASKYEGDYIFATKCVVVTTLLSLVTIPLWCMVL; translated from the coding sequence ATGGATTATAATCGTCTTTTAAATCTCCAGGGGATGCTGTTTCTCCTGGTAGCAGCAGGCGTTGTGCTGAGAAAGAAAGGGATTCTGCCCGAGGGGGCAAAGTCCATTCTCACGGACCTCGTGATCTATCTGATCCTTCCCTGCAACATCATCAATTCATTTTTTATTGAGTTTAATCTGGATATCTTAAAGGGCTTTGCTATAATTCTTACCATTGCCGGTCTGATCCAGATTGGGTGCCTTATGTTTGCAAAGGTTTTCTATAACAGGGAACCGGAAAGCCGTAAAAAAGTGCTTCAGTATGGTACGGTCTGTTCCAATGCGGGCTTTATGGGAAATCCCATCGCAGAAGGCGTTTATGGGGCAGAAGGGCTCATGTATGCTTCCATATTTCTGATCCCTCAAAGGATCGTTATGTGGTCTGCCGGGGTTTCGTATTTTACGGAAAGCCCGGACCGGAAGACCGTTGTGAAAAAGGTTTTGACTCATCCCTGTATCATAGCGGTCTATATTGGTCTGGTTCTCATGATCACCCAGCTGTCTCTGCCCCCATTCCTGCAAAATACCATCAGGAGCGTAGGAGGCTGTACCACCACCGTATCTATGGTCTTAATCGGCGCCATACTGGCGGAGGTAGAGCCGGGAAGCATATTAGACTGGGGGATTGTAAGGTATGCCTTCATCCGCCTGTTTCTGCTCCCTATTCTGGTTTACTTATGCTGCCGGGCCTTCCATGTAAAACCCCTTTTGTCCGGAGTATCCGTCCTTTTGACCGGAATGCCCTCCGGAAGCACTACTGCCATATTGGCGTCCAAATATGAGGGGGATTATATTTTTGCCACAAAATGCGTGGTTGTGACTACCCTGTTATCCCTGGTGACCATTCCACTGTGGTGTATGGTCCTTTAA
- the proC gene encoding pyrroline-5-carboxylate reductase: MAKIGIIGIGNMGFAILKGLLKTYEKEEIIFTDVNKERCAQISSEMGVAYGESNAQCTDQSKYVVLAVKPQYFDPVLSDIREEVTEDHVIISIAPGITTTQLKEKLGEKIRVVRAMPNTPALLGEGMTGVCYDEKDFSQEEKETIGDIFRSLGRMRIVEERLMNAVVCASGSSPAYVYMFIEALADGAVKYGLPRDAAYEMAAQTVLGSARMVLETGEHPGALKDKVCSPGGTTIEGVSALEEFGFRNAVIKAADACFKKCEKL; the protein is encoded by the coding sequence ATGGCGAAAATAGGAATCATCGGAATTGGAAATATGGGTTTTGCAATCTTAAAGGGATTATTAAAGACATACGAAAAGGAAGAGATCATTTTTACCGATGTGAATAAAGAACGGTGTGCGCAGATCAGTTCAGAGATGGGAGTGGCCTATGGGGAAAGCAATGCCCAGTGTACGGACCAGTCGAAATACGTGGTACTGGCTGTAAAGCCCCAGTATTTTGACCCGGTGCTGTCTGATATCCGTGAGGAAGTGACAGAGGACCATGTGATCATTTCCATTGCACCCGGCATTACAACAACCCAGCTAAAAGAGAAGCTGGGAGAAAAGATACGGGTGGTCCGTGCCATGCCAAATACCCCTGCTCTTCTTGGGGAAGGAATGACAGGTGTCTGCTACGATGAGAAGGATTTTTCACAGGAGGAGAAGGAGACTATCGGAGATATCTTCCGTTCGCTGGGAAGGATGCGGATTGTAGAAGAGCGGCTTATGAACGCGGTGGTCTGTGCCAGCGGAAGCTCCCCTGCTTATGTTTATATGTTTATCGAGGCACTGGCAGACGGCGCGGTAAAGTATGGCCTTCCAAGGGATGCTGCCTATGAGATGGCTGCCCAGACAGTCCTTGGCAGTGCCAGGATGGTCCTGGAGACAGGGGAACATCCGGGAGCCTTAAAAGATAAGGTGTGTTCGCCGGGAGGTACCACCATTGAGGGAGTATCGGCCCTGGAAGAATTCGGATTCCGCAATGCGGTTATAAAAGCAGCGGATGCCTGTTTTAAAAAGTGCGAGAAACTATGA
- a CDS encoding YibE/F family protein, with amino-acid sequence MKNQKTFCMKLLASFLFCMVFIAILIWINQPLPGEVPTAASQIRFARAHVTEIIRDEAKAEDWTEGLRIGVQEVYVQIDSGEDRGKTLPAVNYMNAYNNVDLKVGTKIIARMDIDANGLSYIASIPNYNRGPALLGLTVIFVLFLAVFGGKKGIAAILGLAFAIVDIWFLLIPMIRHGINPIFSSVVIAAVTTAVSLVLLNGLSMKTLCATIGCVGGVAMAGAAAALTAVATPINGFNMSEAEELILRADGTSLNISGLLISAILIAALGAVMDVALTITSAVFEMHQLNPELNRQKLIQSGINIGRDAMGTMANTLILAFAGSALNMLILFRIFDYPYLQIINSDMMALEIIQGISGSIGIVMTVPLVAFLSAFICSRKNGVDKPVIALKEKNKKHRKK; translated from the coding sequence ATGAAAAATCAGAAAACATTCTGCATGAAACTATTGGCCTCATTCCTCTTCTGCATGGTATTTATAGCAATTCTCATATGGATCAATCAACCACTGCCAGGGGAAGTACCAACGGCGGCAAGCCAGATAAGGTTTGCCAGGGCACATGTGACTGAAATCATCAGAGACGAGGCAAAGGCAGAAGACTGGACAGAAGGGCTGCGTATAGGAGTACAGGAAGTCTATGTGCAGATAGACAGCGGTGAGGACAGAGGTAAGACATTGCCGGCAGTTAATTATATGAATGCATACAACAATGTGGACTTAAAAGTAGGTACGAAAATAATCGCCAGGATGGATATAGATGCCAATGGGCTTTCCTATATCGCATCCATACCCAATTATAACAGGGGTCCGGCATTGCTTGGATTGACGGTGATATTCGTGCTGTTTTTAGCTGTATTCGGGGGAAAGAAAGGAATAGCCGCCATACTGGGGCTTGCATTTGCTATTGTAGATATCTGGTTTTTGCTCATACCCATGATAAGGCATGGCATTAATCCTATATTTTCATCTGTTGTCATAGCAGCTGTTACTACAGCTGTTTCATTGGTACTGTTAAATGGTTTATCCATGAAAACTTTATGTGCAACCATTGGGTGCGTAGGCGGTGTAGCGATGGCCGGGGCCGCAGCAGCTCTTACGGCAGTTGCTACGCCGATAAACGGTTTTAATATGTCGGAGGCGGAAGAATTAATTCTTCGTGCAGATGGGACAAGTCTGAATATAAGCGGATTATTGATCAGTGCCATACTCATAGCTGCACTTGGCGCAGTTATGGATGTGGCTTTGACTATTACGTCAGCAGTATTTGAGATGCATCAGCTGAATCCAGAGCTGAACAGACAAAAACTGATTCAGTCGGGTATTAATATAGGCAGGGATGCCATGGGGACTATGGCAAACACGCTGATATTAGCTTTTGCTGGTTCGGCACTTAATATGTTGATACTGTTTCGAATCTTTGATTATCCATATTTGCAGATTATTAACAGTGACATGATGGCGTTGGAGATTATACAGGGTATCTCGGGTTCCATAGGTATTGTAATGACTGTGCCATTAGTGGCATTCCTAAGCGCGTTTATTTGCAGCAGGAAGAATGGGGTGGACAAGCCGGTCATAGCGCTTAAAGAAAAGAATAAAAAACACAGAAAAAAGTAG